Below is a genomic region from Jiangella gansuensis DSM 44835.
CCGACCTGGTCGCCGCCGGCGCCCACCCGGCGCTGAACCGCGGTACCCGGCAGAACTGACGCGGCCCGCTGGCCCCTGGTCTGCAATAGCCGCCGGCCCCGCGGGCGGGCCGAACCCAGCCGCGTCAGGCCAGGCCACGCTCGCGCAGGCCCTCGGTCACCCGGGCGTCGGTCGACACCACCGGCGACTCCGTGGCCACCCACGGGTCGCCGCCGAAGTACGTCGCGAAGATCTTCTCCGCGGTCCGGGTCGCCAGCGCCTGCGACGTCAGCGTCGGGTTCGGGCCGCCCAGCGAGTTCGCCAGCGCCGAGTTGTCGGCCACGAACAGCCGCTTGACCCAGCGCGCCTCCGCGTTCGCGTCCAGCACCGAGTCGGCCTCGGACGTGCCCATCCGCATCGACGACTGCACGTGCAGCAGCAGCGGCGGCCAGTCGACCCGGACCACCTTCGTGGCGCCGGCCGCGCGCAGCGTCTCGGCGGCCCGAGCCGTGACCCACTCCCGGTTGCGCAGGGTCCGCGCCGACCGGGATCGCTGGTGGAAGCGGACCTTCGGCACCGGTCCGTGCTCGTCGGCCGGCAGCGCCGACAGCGTGACGCGGTTCTGCGCCTCGACGTCGTCGTCAGTGATCACCAGGATGTTGAGCAGCCGGTCGACGCCGTTCATCAGGGCGTCCTTGAGCTCCGGGCCGATCATCCGGCCGGCCGCGCCGTCCCAGGGGCCGGTGGGGCCGCGGCCGTTGCCGTAGTGGCCACGGATGCCGCTGTCGGAGAAGACGGCGGCGAACTGCTGCAGGCCCGGGGTCAGCCCGACGTTCTCCATGCCGCCGCGGCCGGGGAAGTCCGCCCGGGCCGCGGACGCCGCGCCCCGGCTGGACCCGGTGTCCTCGTCGAACAGGCCGATGACCCAGTCGAAGAAGTGGTCGGTGTAGCCGCGGCCGACCCAGTCGTTGGGGTTGGGCAGCCCGCTGTTCAGCCACAGCCGCGGGCTCTCGGTGCAGCCGGCGGCCAGGACGACGACGCGGGCGTCCTCCCGGTGGGTCTCACCCGTCGCGCCCACGCGCCACGTCACTCCGGAGGCCTCGACGGTGCCGCCGCGGTCGGACGTGTGGATGCGGGTGACGACGGCGTCGGCGATCAGCTCGGCGGCCCGGCCACCCGGAGCCCAGGCGTTCGCGGTGAGGGCCATCGGCACGTAGCTGTTGTCGGTGGAGCGCTTGGCGGCCAAGTTTCGCGGGGCGCCGGCCGGCTTGGAGCAGCCCTGCATGCAGTAGCCGCAGAACGTGCAGCCGGTGGCCTCGGGAAAGCGCAGCCGCGGGTCGTCGCGGCCGGTGACCTTGCCGGCCCACCCGCCGGGCTGCAGGATCGCGTTCTGCTGCGGCCGGAAGGAGTCCTCCGTCGTCGTCTTCGACGTCTGGACCGGCAGCCCGACGCCTTCGCAGCCGCGGAAGAACACCTGCTCCTTGGTGCCCATGGCGGCGGTCTGCACCGGCAGCGTCGCCTCCACCCACTCGAAGTACGGCACCAGCTCCTCGTACGTGAACGGGAACAGGTGCGCGGTGTCGTAGGCGTCGCGGTCCGGTCCGTCGTAGCCGCTGAACACGCCCGGGTAGGCGCGCGGGCAGTTGCCGAAGTAGTGCTGGGTGGTGCCGCCGACGCCGGACAGCTGCCAGATGAACGAGTTCTGCGGAGTCTCCCGGTACCAGGCCGGCGCGCCGCGGTCGGCAGGGCCGAACCGGAGGAACCCGGTCAGCGGGTTGTTGGCGTCGTTCTCGTAGTGGGTCCACTCGCGCTGCGGGTCGGCGTGCCGTGGCCCGGCCTCCAGCACCAGCACGTCCAGGCCGCGGGCGGCCAGCTCCTTGGCGACGACGGGCCCGCCGCCGCCCGCGCCGATCACGATGACGTCGCGCATCAGGCGTCCACCTCGGTCCGGTCCTGGTAGTAGCCGATGAGGTCGGCCCAGCCGTCGACGACGCCGTCGGGCTGGTAGCCGGACAGCTCCCAGCCGACCGGCCGCGCCGTGAGAGTGCGCGACGCCGGGTCGTAGGCGCCCCACTCGTTGTACGAACCGAACGCGGAGAACTCCAGCAGCGCACCGGCCAGGAACCGCAGCAGCCCGGAGATCGAGCTCTTCAGCGGCTCCGGCAGCTGGCCGTCCAACAGTGCCACCAGGTCGGCGTCGGGGCCCTCCAGCAGTTCGAACGCCCGGCACTTCTCCTCGAGGCTGAGCCGGGCGAACGGGGACAGGAACGGCCCGGACACCGCCAGCGGGTTCACCTGGGTCGCCAGCACGTTCAGCAGCAGCGCCACCACCAGCGACAACGGCAGCGTCTCGTCGTTCTCGAGCAGTTCCAGCAGGACCCGGTCCAGCGTCCACACCGGTCCGAACAGCGGCGGCAGCAGTCCCGGCGGCAACGGCAGCCCGACGTCGTCGACGGCGGTGGCCAGCGCCGCCGCCAGCGGGGTCGCGAGCTGGTCGGGGAACGGAACGAACCCGTCCAGGGCCTCGATCATGAAGTCGGTGCCATGCGCCTCGATCGCGCCCGGCTCGTCACGCGGCGTGCCCTGGGCGGCCGAGTACGCGTCCGGGCCGGGGCAGACCATGACCACCAGGCCGTTCAACGTGTCGCGGGACAACTCGGCGAGGACCGGCCGCAGCAACTGGAGCAGCGGAGAGAGGCCGAGGTCGGCGATGCCCGACGCTGAGGCCGGGGTCGTCCGCGGCAGCACCGTGCCGAGGATGCCGCCCGACGCCGCGACCGCGCCGAGCACCCCCATCCGGGCGAGGAAAGCGCGACGTCCGAGGTCGCGGCTGGGGACGGACATAGGCGGCTGCCTCTTTCGAGTCGACGGTGACGAGAGGACTGTTACGCGTGAGTAACATGAGATCCGGGGAAATTAACGACGGCGTTGACCCAGCGTCAAGCGATTCGGCGAATCCGGGCGCGATTCCTGCGCGGGCGGGCGGCTGCGATACCGTCACGGTGACGGCGCATGGGCGCTTCCGTCACGTCAGCCATCCCTGCACGACATCGAGGAGCTTCTCGGGTGGACACCACACCCGGCGGCGGGCATGTCCTGGCCGCTGACCGTCCTGGCCGCTTCGGACCGTACGGGGGGCGGTACGTCCCCGAGGCCCTGGTCGCGGCGCTGGACGAGCTGGACCGTGAGTACACGGCCGCCGCTCAGGATCCGACTTTCACCGCCGAGCTCGACCATCTGCTCACCACGTACAGCGGCCGCCCCACGCCGCTCACCGAGGCGAAGCGGTTCAGTGCGGAGGCCGCGGCCGGCGCGCGCGTCCTGCTCAAGCGCGAGGACCTCAACCACACCGGATCCCACAAGATCAACAACGTGCTGGGGCAGGCGCTGCTGACCAAGCGCATCGGCAAGCAGCGGGTCATCGCCGAGACCGGCGCCGGCCAGCACGGCGTCGCCACCGCCACCGCCGCGGCGCTGATGGGCCTGGAGTGCGTCATCTACATGGGCGAGGAGGACACTCGGCGGCAGGCGCTCAACGTCGCCCGGATGCAACTGCTCGGCGCCACGGTCGTGCCGGTGAGCACCGGCTCGCGCACCCTCAAGGACGCCATCAACGAGGCGCTGCGCGACTGGGTCACCAACGTCGAGACCACCAACTACGTGTTCGGCACAGTCGCCGGCCCGCACCCGTTCCCGACGCTCGTGCGCGACCTGCAGCGCATCATCGGTGTCGAAGCGCGCCAGCAGGTCCTCGACCTCACCGGCCGGCTGCCCGACGCCGTCGCCGCCTGTGTTGGAGGTGGCTCCAACGCCATCGGCATCTTCCACGCGTTCATCGACGACGCCGACGTCGCCCTCTACGGCTTCGAGGCCGGCGGCGACGGCGTCGCGACCGGCCGGCACGCGGCCACCATCACCGCCGGCAGCCCGGGCGTGCTGCACGGGGCGCGCTCGTACCTGCTGCAGGACGACATGGGGCAGACCATCGAGTCGCACTCCATCTCCGCCGGCCTGGACTATCCGGGCGTCGGGCCGGAGCACTCGTGGCTCAAGGACGCCGGCCGCGCCGTCTACGAGCCGGTCGACGACGCCGAAGCGATGGAGGCGTTCCGGCTGCTGTGCCGGACCGAGGGGATCATCCCGGCCATCGAGAGCTCGCACGCGCTGGCCGGTGCCCGCCGGCTGGGGGAGCGGCTGGGGCCGGACGCCGTCATCGTCGTGAATCTCTCCGGCCGCGGCGACAAGGACGTCGACACCGCCGCGAAGTGGTTCGGCATCATGGACGAGGCCGGCGACGTCGCGACGGTGGCCAGCCGCGAGGCGTCAGGAGGGGAACCAGCATGACCACGTCGGTCGCCTTCGAGAAGGCACGCGCCGAAGGCCGGGCCGCGCTGGTCGGTTACCTGCCGGCCGGTTACCCGAGCGTTGAAGGGTCCATCGCGGCGCTCAAGGCGATGATCCAGGCCGGCGTCGACGTCGTCGAGGTCGGACTGCCCTACAGCGACCCGCTCATCGATGGGCCGGTCATCCAGACTGCGGTCGACAGCGCGCTGCGGGCCGGCACCACGACGACAGACGTGCTGCGGGTGGTCGAGGCGGTCGCCGCCACCGGCGCGCCGGCCGTCGTCATGTCGTACTGGAACCCGCTGGACCGCTACGGCGCGGCGGCGTTCGCCCGCGACCTCGCCGCGGCCGGTGGCGCCGGCGTCATCACCCCGGACCTCACCCCGGACGCCGACGACACCTGGATCCCGGCCGCCCGCGAGCACGGCCTCGACACCGTGTTCCTGGTGGCGCCGTCGTCCACCGACGCCCGCATCGCCATGACCACGGCCGCCTGCCGCGGCTTCGTCTACGCCACCTCCGTCATGGGCGTCACCGGCACCCGCGACCAGGTCGGCGATGCCGCCGCCGCGCTGGTGTCACGCACCAAGGCGGCCACCGACCTGCCGGTCGCGGTCGGGCTGGGCGTGTCGAACGCCGGCCAGGCCGCCGAGATCGCCGGGTTCGCCGACGGTGTCGTCGCCGGGTCCGCGTTCGTGCGGCGGCTGCTCGAGGCGCCCGACGACGCCGCCGGTGTCGCGGCGGTGGCGGAGCTGGCCGGCGAACTCGCCGAGGGAGTGCGTCGGCGGTGAACCCCGTGGTGCCCGGCGGTCGTTGATGGCCAGCAAGAAGGAACAGGCGCGGGAGCGCGCCGCGCGACTGCGCGCGGAGGCGGAGGAGCGGGCCCGGCTCGAGCGGCGCCGGGAACGCATCCTGCGCTTCGGCATCTCCGCGGTGGTACTGGTGGCCGTGGTCGGCCTGGTGGTGTTCCTGGTCCGCGACGACGGCCCCGAAGGCACCGGCGCCGTCCCGTCCGGTGCCACCGCCGCCGGCGTCATGGTCGGCGACGAGAACGCGCCCGTCACCGTCGACTACTGGTTCGACTTCCAATGCCCGTTCTGCGGCGAGTTCGAGGCCGAGAACGGACCGGTGCTCGAGGACGTCGTAGCCGACGGCACCGCGCGCGTCGCGTACCACCCGGCAGCGTTCCTCGGCGACGAGTCCGACCGCGCCACCAACGCGTTCGGCTGCGCCGTCGACGCCGGCCGGCCGGTCGGGTACCTGACCGAGCTGTTCGCGAACCAGCCACCGGAGAACTCCGGCGGCTACACCGAGGACGACCTGGTCGCGGCCGGCGAGGCCGTCGGCCTGGACGATCCGGAGTTCGAGTCCTGTGTCCGCGACGGCACCTACGCCGACTGGGGCGAGCAGGTGCTGGAGGAGTTCCGCGATGCCGGACACGAGTCCACCCCGACCGTCCTGATCAGCGGCGATGAGCTGGAGGACCCGGCCGGCCTGAGCGCCGACGAGTTCCGCGCCGCGATCCAGGAGGCTACGCCTACGTCACAGTAGGAATGCGGAACTCCTGCAGGGTTCAAAGAAGTTGTACCGTCGTCCCTTTCCCGTGATCCGATCCGTCTCGAAGGAAGCCCACCGATGAGCAGCAAGAAGGCCGAGGCACGCGAACGCATCAAGGCGATGCGCGAGGAGCAGGCCCGCCAGGAACGCCGTCGTGAGCGGATGATGCGCTACGGCGTGGCCGTGGCCGTCGTGGCCGCCGTCGCGATCATCGCGGTGGCGGTAGCGTTCAGTCGAGGCGGGGACGACGGCCCGGTGGCCGTTCCGGCGGCGGCGGGTGCCGGGAGCGGCCTCGAGGTGGCCGACGACGCGCAGGGCATCCTGGTCGGCCAGCCGGACGCGCCGGTCACCATCGACTACTGGATGGACTTCCTCTGCCCGCACTGCGCGGACTTCGAAGCCGCCAACGGCACGGTCATCGAGGAGATGGTCTCCTCCGGCCAGGCGAACATCGCCTACCACCCGCTGACCTACACCGGCGGCGTGTACTCCAGCCGGGCCAACAACGCGTTCGCCTGCGCCGCCGACGAGGACATGGCCGACGAGTTCATCAGCGCCGCCTTCGCCTCCCAGGGCACCCAGTGGTCCACCGGCTCCCTGGTCGACCTCGGCGAGCAGGTCGGCATCGGCGGCGACTACGAGTCGTGCGTTCGCGACGACACCTACGACGACTGGTCCAGCAACGTCGAGGCCGGTGCCCGCGACTTCGAGGTGACCGGCACCCCGACGGTGTTCGTCAACGGCGAGCTCCTGGACTCCACGTCGTGGACCCCGGAGGGCCTGCAGGCGGCGGTGACGGCTGCCGCCACCGGCGGCACGGCCGAGACCCCGGCGCCGACCGACGGCGCCACCGCACCGGCGGGCGAGACGCCGGCCCCGGGCGAGACCCCGGCGCCCGACGCGACCGAGTAAGGCCCGGCAGACCGCCATGGCCCACCGGTTCGCACCATCCGATACGGTTCGCCTGTGATCACGACGGCCGTGCTGCCCGCGTCCATCCCGAGCCCCGCCGACGGCTCCTGGAACATCGGCGGGTTCGAGCTGCGGGCGTACGCGCTGTGCATCATGGCCGGCATCGTGCTGGCCATCTGGCTGGGCAACCGGCGCTGGCTCGCGCGCGGCGGCGAACCGGGCGTCGTCGCCGACATCGCGGTCTGGGCGGTGCCCTTCGGCATCGTCGGCGCCCGGCTGTACCACGTCATCACCGACAACCACCTGTACTTCCGCGAGGGCCGCGACCCCTGGCAGGCGCTGAAGATCTGGGAAGGCGGGCTGGGTATCTGGGGCGGCGTCGCGCTCGGCGGCCTGGGTGTCTGGATCGCCTGCCGCCGCCGCGGCGTGCCGTTCGCCGCCATGGCCGACGCCCTCGCCCCCGGCATCCTGCTCGCCCAGGCCGTCGGCCGGTGGGGCAACTGGTTCAACCAGGAACTGTTCGGCAAGCCCACCGACCTCCCGTGGGGCCTCGAGATCGACCCGGCCCACCGGCCGGCCGGCTACGCCGACGTCGAGACCTTCCACCCCACGTTCCTGTACGAGTCGCTGTGGGCGGTGGCGGTCGCGCTTCTGCTGATGTGGGCCGACAAGCGGTTCCGGCTGGGTCACGGCCGGGTGTTCGCCCTGTACGTGGCCGGCTACACACTCGGACGCGGGTTCTGGGAGTACCTGCGGATCGACCCGGCCAACGAGATCTTCGGCGTCCGCATCAACCTGTGGGTCACCGTGGTCATCTTCCTGGCCGCTGTCGCGTTCTTCATCTGGTCGTCGCGCCGGCACCCCGGACGTGAGGACCCCGAGGAACTGCGCGGCTTCTACGACCAGTACGACCCGTTCGCCGACGGCGACGATGCGAAGGGCAGGAGCGGGGACGACGACGCCGCCTTCAGCCTCCCCGACGACGATGACGGCGACGGCGTGAAGTCCCGCGACTCGACCTCCGAGGACGCGAAGCCCGAGGACGTGAACGCCGCCGCCGCGAAGCCGGGCGAGGACGCGAAAGCCGAGCCCGTGAACGCCGAGGACGCGAAGCCCGAGGACGCGAAGCCCGAGGACGCGAAGCCCGAGGACACCGCGCGCACGAGCGCGGCGAAGAAGGTCGTGCCGACAGCGTCCACGACGACCACGCCGGCCACCTCCGCCAGTACCGACACGCCCGACCCGGACCCGGCCGAGGCGACGAAGGCCGCCAGCCCGGCAGCCAAGACGACCGCCGCCAAGGCGACGCCGGCCAAGAAGGCGACCACGGCCAAGAAGGCGACCACGGCCAAGAAGGCGACCACGGCCAAGAAGGCGACCACGGCCAAGAAGGCGACCACGGCCAAGAAGTCGGCCACGGCCAAGAAGTCGGCCACGGCCAAGAAGGCGACCACGGCCGATGAGGGCAGCACGGACGGCACACCGTCCCGGGACGACCGGGGCTGACCGACCCGGCGTCGGGGTGGACTCACCCTCCTGGCTCTGGGTAACGTCCTGGGTCTGGGTAACGCCGAAGCGCCGATCCGGGCCGAGAATCGACACCCACGGCCAGGACGTTACGCAGGCTCACGAAGCAAACCCGGCCCACGAAGCCGACCGGGCCTTCGAGGCCGGGATCGTCAGCGTCCGAACGACGCCCGCCCGCCACCCAGACCTCGCAGCACACGAAGCTCGGGACCGGGTGCGGGAATGATCCACACAGATGCGACTCGCAGCGTTGCGAACACGTTACCGGCGTCGCACGATGCGTGGATGTCAACGTATGTGTGACGGTCCGACAGACCGTGCGCCTCACGATCTACGGCCGGTGCGGGCCGATGGCGAAGAAACCGGTGATCAACGGCGTTCATCGATGGGTCAACGAAGCCCCGGCCGGATTTATCATGGAGAGACGCGACAACACGTACTGCTCGAAGTGTTGTAATCTCCACGAAACTCAAAGCACGGGCCATCGTCGTCCCTGCCCCGCCGCCAGTCTCGACGACGGGAGTGCCATGCGCCTCATGCCTGACCCCGAGGGCCTGTACGACCCGCGGTTCGAACACGACGCCTGTGGTGTCGCCTTCGTGGCGACGCTCGACGGCGTTCCCAGCCGCGCGATCGTCGACCACGGGTTGACCGCTCTGAGCAACCTCGATCACCGCGGCGCCTCGGGCGCCGAGCCGGATTCTGGCGATGGCGCCGGCATCCTGCTGCAGGTGCCGGACGCGTTCTTCCGCGCCGTCGCCGGTGTCGAGCTGCCGGAGCCCGGTCACTACGCCACCGGCCTGGCCTTCGTGCCCGACGACGACGTTCTGGCGGCCGAGATCACCGCGGCCACCAACCGCATCGCGGCCGAGGAGGGTCTGTCGGTCCTGGGGTGGCGCGAGGTGCCCACCACGCCGAGCCTGCTGGGTGCCACGGCGCGTTCGACGCTGCCGCGCATCCGCCAGCTGTTCGTGTCCTCCGCCGAGGCCGGCGCGATCAGCGGCATCGACCTGGACCGGAAGGCGTTCGCGCTGCGCAAGCGGCTCGAGCGCACCACCGAGGCGTACTTCCCGAGCCTGTCGTCACGCACCATCGTCTACAAGGGCATGCTCACGACGGGTCAGCTGGAGCCGTTCTTCCCGGACCTGTCGGACGACCGCCTGGCGTCGGCCATCGCCGTCGTGCACTCGCGGTTCTCCACCAACACGTTCCCGAGCTGGCCGCTGGCGCACCCGTACCGGTTCGTCGCACACAACGGCGAGATCAACACCGTGCAGGGCAACCGCAACTGGATGCGGGCCCGTGAGTCGCAGCTGGCCAGTGAGGTCATCGGTGGCGACCTCGCTCGCCTGTACCCGGTGGTCGCGCCCGACGGCAGCGACTCCGCCAGTTTCGACGAGGTGCTGGAGCTGCTGCACCTCGGTGGGCGGAGCCTGCCGCACGCGGTGCGCATGATGATCCCGGAGGCGTGGGAGAACCATCAGGGCATCTCCGCGGCCCGGCGCGACTTCTTCGAGTTCCACAGCACCATCATGGAACCGTGGGACGGCCCGGCGGCGGTCGTCTTCACCGACGGCAGCCTGGTCGGTGCGGTGCTCGACCGCAACGGCCTGCGTCCGGGCCGGTACTGGATCACCGACGACGGCCTGGTGGTGCTCGCGTCCGAGGCCGGGGTCCTCGACATCGAGCCGGAGAAGGTCGTGCGCAAGGGCCGGCTCGAGCCGGGGCGGATGTTCCTGGTCGATGTCGCCGGGCACCGGGTCATGGACGACGACGAGGTCATGGACGACCTCGCCGCCGAGCACCCCTACGGTGAGTGGCTGCACGCCGGTCTCATCCGGCTCGACGACCTGCCCGAGCGCGAGCACGTCGTGCACACGCACGCCAGCGTCACCCGGCGGCAGCAGACCTTCGGCTACACCGAGGAGGAGCTGCGGCTGCTGCTCGCGCCGATGGCGAAGACCGGTGCCGAGCCGATCGGCTCCATGGGCACCGACACCCCCATCGCGGCGCTGTCCACCCGGCCGCGGCTGTTGTTCGACTACTTCTCACAGCTGTTCGCGCAGGTCACGAACCCGCCGCTGGACGCCATCCGCGAGGAGCTGGTGACGTCGCTGGCCGGCACCATCGGCCCGGAGGGCAACCTGCTCGACCCGGGTCCGGCGTCGTGCCGGCAGTTGGTGCTGCCGTTCCCGGTCATCGACAACGACCAGCTCGCCAAGATCATCCACGTCAACCGCGACGGCAACCTGCCCGGGTACGCCACCCACGTGGTGCGCGGCCTGTACGACGTGGCGGGCGGGGGAGCGGCACTGGCGCGGCGGTTGGACGAGATCTGCATCGAGGTGTCGAAGGCCATCGAGTCCGGCGCGCGCATCGTGGTGCTGTCCGACCGCAACTCCGACACCACGCTGGCGCCGATCCCGTCGCTGCTGCTGACGTCGGCGGTGCACCACCACCTCATCCGGGAGAAGAACCGCACCAAGGTCGGCCTGGTCATCGAGGCCGGTGACGTGCGCGAGGTGCACCATGTCGCGCTGCTCATCGGGTACGGCGCGGGTGCGGTCAACCCGTACCTGGCCATGGAGAGCGTCGAGGACCTCGTCCGGCAGGGAACGCTGCTGCCGGGTGTGACGCCGGAGAAGGCCGTCGCCAACCTCATCAAGGCCCTCGGCAAGGGCGTGCTCAAGGTCATGAGCAAGATGGGTGTCTCGACGGTGGCCTCGTACACCGGCGCGCAGATCTTCGAGGCGCTCGGGCTGTCGTCGGACGTCGTCGACCGCTACTTCA
It encodes:
- the trpA gene encoding tryptophan synthase subunit alpha → MTTSVAFEKARAEGRAALVGYLPAGYPSVEGSIAALKAMIQAGVDVVEVGLPYSDPLIDGPVIQTAVDSALRAGTTTTDVLRVVEAVAATGAPAVVMSYWNPLDRYGAAAFARDLAAAGGAGVITPDLTPDADDTWIPAAREHGLDTVFLVAPSSTDARIAMTTAACRGFVYATSVMGVTGTRDQVGDAAAALVSRTKAATDLPVAVGLGVSNAGQAAEIAGFADGVVAGSAFVRRLLEAPDDAAGVAAVAELAGELAEGVRRR
- the lgt gene encoding prolipoprotein diacylglyceryl transferase, which produces MITTAVLPASIPSPADGSWNIGGFELRAYALCIMAGIVLAIWLGNRRWLARGGEPGVVADIAVWAVPFGIVGARLYHVITDNHLYFREGRDPWQALKIWEGGLGIWGGVALGGLGVWIACRRRGVPFAAMADALAPGILLAQAVGRWGNWFNQELFGKPTDLPWGLEIDPAHRPAGYADVETFHPTFLYESLWAVAVALLLMWADKRFRLGHGRVFALYVAGYTLGRGFWEYLRIDPANEIFGVRINLWVTVVIFLAAVAFFIWSSRRHPGREDPEELRGFYDQYDPFADGDDAKGRSGDDDAAFSLPDDDDGDGVKSRDSTSEDAKPEDVNAAAAKPGEDAKAEPVNAEDAKPEDAKPEDAKPEDTARTSAAKKVVPTASTTTTPATSASTDTPDPDPAEATKAASPAAKTTAAKATPAKKATTAKKATTAKKATTAKKATTAKKATTAKKSATAKKSATAKKATTADEGSTDGTPSRDDRG
- the gltB gene encoding glutamate synthase large subunit, whose translation is MRLMPDPEGLYDPRFEHDACGVAFVATLDGVPSRAIVDHGLTALSNLDHRGASGAEPDSGDGAGILLQVPDAFFRAVAGVELPEPGHYATGLAFVPDDDVLAAEITAATNRIAAEEGLSVLGWREVPTTPSLLGATARSTLPRIRQLFVSSAEAGAISGIDLDRKAFALRKRLERTTEAYFPSLSSRTIVYKGMLTTGQLEPFFPDLSDDRLASAIAVVHSRFSTNTFPSWPLAHPYRFVAHNGEINTVQGNRNWMRARESQLASEVIGGDLARLYPVVAPDGSDSASFDEVLELLHLGGRSLPHAVRMMIPEAWENHQGISAARRDFFEFHSTIMEPWDGPAAVVFTDGSLVGAVLDRNGLRPGRYWITDDGLVVLASEAGVLDIEPEKVVRKGRLEPGRMFLVDVAGHRVMDDDEVMDDLAAEHPYGEWLHAGLIRLDDLPEREHVVHTHASVTRRQQTFGYTEEELRLLLAPMAKTGAEPIGSMGTDTPIAALSTRPRLLFDYFSQLFAQVTNPPLDAIREELVTSLAGTIGPEGNLLDPGPASCRQLVLPFPVIDNDQLAKIIHVNRDGNLPGYATHVVRGLYDVAGGGAALARRLDEICIEVSKAIESGARIVVLSDRNSDTTLAPIPSLLLTSAVHHHLIREKNRTKVGLVIEAGDVREVHHVALLIGYGAGAVNPYLAMESVEDLVRQGTLLPGVTPEKAVANLIKALGKGVLKVMSKMGVSTVASYTGAQIFEALGLSSDVVDRYFTGTTSRLGGVGLDVLAEEVRRRHVQAYPRGGTATRHRRLEIGGEYQWRREGEPHLFDPEAVFRLQHSTRAGRYDVFKQYTQRVDEQSRRLMTLRGLFAFRTGERPPVPLDEVEPVSSIVRRFSTGAMSYGSISKEAHETLAIAMNRLGGKSNTGEGGEDADRLYDPERRSAIKQVASGRFGVTSDYLSNADDIQIKMAQGAKPGEGGQLPGHKVYPWVARTRHSTPGVGLISPPPHHDIYSIEDLKQLIHDLKNANPAARIHVKLVAEVGVGTVAAGVSKAHADVVLISGHDGGTGAAPLTSLKHAGGPWELGLAETQQTLLLNGLRDRIVVQTDGQLKTGRDVVVAALLGAEEYGFATAPLVVSGCIMMRVCHLDTCPVGVATQNPELRKKFTGRPEFVVNFFEYVAEEVREYLAQLGFRSLDEAIGHAEMLDTTAAVDHWKAAGLDLSPILHVPQLPADAARRQVVSQDHGLEKALDNQLIALATDALDHGEPVRIQLEVRNVNRTVGTMLGHEVTKRTGGAGLPDDTIDVTLTGSAGQSFGAFLPPGVTLRLEGDVNDYLAKGLSGGRVVVRPDRSARFVAEENIIAGNVAAYGATGGELFVRGVVGERFCVRNSGVTAVVEGVGDHACEYMTGGVAVILGRTGRNIAAGMSGGTAYVLDLDTSLVNPEMVDVDVPDAEQLQQLRGIIEKYRNETGSAVAEALLAEWAVNQARFTLIMPKDYKRVLAAKAAAERDGRDVDVAIMEAANG
- the trpB gene encoding tryptophan synthase subunit beta, with protein sequence MDTTPGGGHVLAADRPGRFGPYGGRYVPEALVAALDELDREYTAAAQDPTFTAELDHLLTTYSGRPTPLTEAKRFSAEAAAGARVLLKREDLNHTGSHKINNVLGQALLTKRIGKQRVIAETGAGQHGVATATAAALMGLECVIYMGEEDTRRQALNVARMQLLGATVVPVSTGSRTLKDAINEALRDWVTNVETTNYVFGTVAGPHPFPTLVRDLQRIIGVEARQQVLDLTGRLPDAVAACVGGGSNAIGIFHAFIDDADVALYGFEAGGDGVATGRHAATITAGSPGVLHGARSYLLQDDMGQTIESHSISAGLDYPGVGPEHSWLKDAGRAVYEPVDDAEAMEAFRLLCRTEGIIPAIESSHALAGARRLGERLGPDAVIVVNLSGRGDKDVDTAAKWFGIMDEAGDVATVASREASGGEPA
- a CDS encoding DsbA family protein; this translates as MSSKKAEARERIKAMREEQARQERRRERMMRYGVAVAVVAAVAIIAVAVAFSRGGDDGPVAVPAAAGAGSGLEVADDAQGILVGQPDAPVTIDYWMDFLCPHCADFEAANGTVIEEMVSSGQANIAYHPLTYTGGVYSSRANNAFACAADEDMADEFISAAFASQGTQWSTGSLVDLGEQVGIGGDYESCVRDDTYDDWSSNVEAGARDFEVTGTPTVFVNGELLDSTSWTPEGLQAAVTAAATGGTAETPAPTDGATAPAGETPAPGETPAPDATE
- a CDS encoding DsbA family protein — its product is MASKKEQARERAARLRAEAEERARLERRRERILRFGISAVVLVAVVGLVVFLVRDDGPEGTGAVPSGATAAGVMVGDENAPVTVDYWFDFQCPFCGEFEAENGPVLEDVVADGTARVAYHPAAFLGDESDRATNAFGCAVDAGRPVGYLTELFANQPPENSGGYTEDDLVAAGEAVGLDDPEFESCVRDGTYADWGEQVLEEFRDAGHESTPTVLISGDELEDPAGLSADEFRAAIQEATPTSQ
- a CDS encoding GMC family oxidoreductase N-terminal domain-containing protein, which codes for MRDVIVIGAGGGGPVVAKELAARGLDVLVLEAGPRHADPQREWTHYENDANNPLTGFLRFGPADRGAPAWYRETPQNSFIWQLSGVGGTTQHYFGNCPRAYPGVFSGYDGPDRDAYDTAHLFPFTYEELVPYFEWVEATLPVQTAAMGTKEQVFFRGCEGVGLPVQTSKTTTEDSFRPQQNAILQPGGWAGKVTGRDDPRLRFPEATGCTFCGYCMQGCSKPAGAPRNLAAKRSTDNSYVPMALTANAWAPGGRAAELIADAVVTRIHTSDRGGTVEASGVTWRVGATGETHREDARVVVLAAGCTESPRLWLNSGLPNPNDWVGRGYTDHFFDWVIGLFDEDTGSSRGAASAARADFPGRGGMENVGLTPGLQQFAAVFSDSGIRGHYGNGRGPTGPWDGAAGRMIGPELKDALMNGVDRLLNILVITDDDVEAQNRVTLSALPADEHGPVPKVRFHQRSRSARTLRNREWVTARAAETLRAAGATKVVRVDWPPLLLHVQSSMRMGTSEADSVLDANAEARWVKRLFVADNSALANSLGGPNPTLTSQALATRTAEKIFATYFGGDPWVATESPVVSTDARVTEGLRERGLA